Proteins co-encoded in one Muntiacus reevesi chromosome 13, mMunRee1.1, whole genome shotgun sequence genomic window:
- the TMEM119 gene encoding transmembrane protein 119, translating into MVSSAAPSLTVSLLLLLRVLPTASYPVSLQAGFLEDTGGSGEAEGSSASSPSLSPPQTPALSPTSVGPEPTPLAGPKPPTNFLDGIVDFFRQYVMLIAVVGSLVFLLMFIVCAAVITRQKHKASAYYPSSFPKKKYVDQSDRAGGPRAFSEVPDRAPDGRPEETLDSSQQLQAHILAATQNLKSPSRAAPSSGDLAQAPEGRSEEKEKGPREADLEAQGRALPAEKPEVPPLLEEPCSAEADAAAGAAAAPEGQGEPDGAPSLPQEAGGPASPPENPCACGSVPPSI; encoded by the coding sequence ATGGTTTCCTCAGCGGCGCCCAGCCTCACcgtgtctctgctgctgctgctgcgggtCCTACCCACGGCGTCCTACCCCGTGTCCCTGCAGGCCGGCTTCCTGGAGGACACGGGGGGCAGCGGGGAGGCCGAGGGCTCGTCGGCCTCCTCCCCGAGCCTCTCGCCGCCCCAGACCCCGGCCCTCAGCCCTACGTCGGTGGGGCCCGAGCCCACACCCCTGGCTGGCCCTAAGCCCCCCACCAACTTCCTGGACGGCATCGTGGATTTCTTCCGCCAGTACGTGATGCTCATCGCCGTGGTGGGCTCCCTGGTTTTCCTGCTGATGTTCATCGTCTGTGCGGCTGTCATCACCCGCCAGAAGCACAAGGCCTCTGCTTACTACCCTTCGTCCTTCCCCAAGAAGAAGTACGTGGACCAGAGCGACCGCGCGGGGGGCCCCCGGGCCTTCAGCGAGGTTCCCGACCGGGCTCCCGACGGCCGGCCTGAGGAGACCCTGGATTCCTCCCAGCAGCTCCAGGCTCACATCCTCGCCGCCACCCAGAACCTCAAGTCTCCCTCCAGGGCCGCCCCTAGCAGCGGAGACCTAGCCCAGGCGCCGGAGGGCAGGtcggaggaaaaggagaaaggccCCCGGGAGGCGGACCTGGAAGCCCAAGGACGTGCGCTTCCGGCGGAGAAACCCGAGGTGCCTCCGCTGCTAGAGGAGCCCTGCTCAGCGGAGGCGGACGCAGCTGCAGGCGCAGCGGCAGCCCCTGAAGGTCAAGGAGAGCCAGACGGGGCTCCCTCACTCCCCCAGGAAGCCGGGGGCCCAGCTAGTCCCCCCGAAAACCCCTGTGCTTGCGGCAGTGTACCCCCCAGCATCTAA